The DNA region TGCACAGGTTCGAAGTCAGGTTTTGAACCGTAGTCTTTAACCCAGCTGCGGCAGAACAGGAAGTTCACCACGGTGATCAGCATACCGACGAAGCTCAGCGCAAACGCCACGCTCCAGCCGAACTTAGCTGCGAGCCATGGGGTTGCCAGCATGGAGAAGAATGAACCGATGTTGATGGACATATAGTACATGGTGAATGCACCGTCCAGACGCGGGTCATCTTTGCTGTAGCAGGTAGAGAGCAGGGAGGACGGGTTCGCTTTGAACAGCCCGTTACCGACGGCAATTGTCGCCATACCCATATACACGACAGCGGCATCATGCCCTGACCATGCTACCAGACCATAGCCAATCGCCAGGACAATGGCGCCCAGCATGATGACACGTTTAGTCCCGAGAACTTTATCACCCAGCCAGCCGCCAATAGCAACCAGACCGTAGACGAGGGCGCTGAAGGAGGAGAACAGCGTGATGGAATCGGCTTCGGACATACCCAGCTGTTTTACCAGGTAAACCGCCATGATCCCTTGCAGGCCGTAATAACCAAAACGCTCCCATAACTCAATAGAGAAGATGAGATAGAACGCTTTTGGTTGTTTAAAAGCGTTAAGACTCACGCTTTCATCTGTTGGTTTATTGTTTGCAGTAGACACATATACCTCTTTTTTTACATCCCATATTAACGGGGGTGTTCATAGCGCGATGGCCGTAGCCCATACGCCTTATAGTTATATTGGGAGGAGAAACGGCGGGTAATGTTCACTATCCTGCCCCATCTGGCAAGACGTTTGTAATAATCTGTTACATATATCTGGAGTGGTATAATCGTCGGTTCATACAAATGTTATTCAGCGTTAAATTTTATACGATGAGTAAAGGGAGTTTTTTCGACTGGCGATAACCCTCCCTGACCGGCATTTGGCGATATGTTCTGCTATTTGCCTCTTCTGGCAGTGGTATAGCCCATATTCTGAAAAATAGCTGGTCTTATCGTCGGTAAAGAAAGAGAAGCATCTTGTCAGACAAAGGGTTTAAGCCGATTTTGACAACAAAAAATCAACATGAAGTTATCAGGGTGATCGCGATCACAGATGTATAGAAATTTTTGGATATGAAAGAAGTATTAACCTGTTTGGGCGTTAAACAGCCGAACAAGTGACAGGTTAGGGCAAACGAAAGGCGGACAAATAACGGCCAAAAGAAGGGCGCTTGGTAGCCCTTCTTTTGGTAGGGGATTGTGGCGATCAGGAATAGACTTTTTCTTTGTATTCGCAAAGATCTTCAATAATGCAGGAGCCGCAGCGAGGCTTACGGGCAATACAGGTATAACGGCCATGCAGAATCAGCCAGTGATGACAATCAACCTTAAATCCAGCCGGAACCACTTTGAGCAGCTTCTCTTCGACCTGCTCGACATTTTTCCCCGGCGCGAAGTTGGTCCGGTTAGACACGCGAAATATATGCGTATCCACGGCAATGGTGGGCCAGCCAAACGCGGTATTGAGCACCACGTTCGCGGTCTTACGCCCTACGCCCGGTAAGGCCTCCAGCGCAGCGCGATCTTCCGGTACTTCACCGCCGTGCTGTTCCAGCAGGATCCGGCAGGTCTTAATGACGTTCTCGGCTTTGCTGTTAAACAGGCCAATGGTTTTGATATACGACTTCACGCCTTCCACGCCCAGCTCCAGCATGGCCTTCGGCGTATTGGCGACCGGATAGAGCAGGGCGGTGGCTTTATTGACGCTCACGTCGGTAGCCTGTGCAGAAAGCAGCACGGCGATCAGCAGCTCAAACGGGGAGGTAAAATTCAGCTCCGTCGTCGGGTGCGGGTTCTCGTCCCGCAGACGGGTCAGGATCGCAATGCGCTTTTCTTTATTCATGAGGCCTTCTCGG from Enterobacter chengduensis includes:
- the nth gene encoding endonuclease III — translated: MNKEKRIAILTRLRDENPHPTTELNFTSPFELLIAVLLSAQATDVSVNKATALLYPVANTPKAMLELGVEGVKSYIKTIGLFNSKAENVIKTCRILLEQHGGEVPEDRAALEALPGVGRKTANVVLNTAFGWPTIAVDTHIFRVSNRTNFAPGKNVEQVEEKLLKVVPAGFKVDCHHWLILHGRYTCIARKPRCGSCIIEDLCEYKEKVYS